From the Periophthalmus magnuspinnatus isolate fPerMag1 chromosome 1, fPerMag1.2.pri, whole genome shotgun sequence genome, one window contains:
- the LOC117376421 gene encoding UPF0687 protein C20orf27 homolog: MATRRKGSTSKGAVRFPDDDAPPGSPTRRDDQSNLCSLIATREKDGSYLVKAGFLKSHHVYELIFTVPDVPTLGKDLSCSIPSSPIRRASYLKVNCVSSTLEGGVKVTCEYKTHQEGVLQEELAVLTKGKRDSTLKVKLQAKVIDPHHGTPMLLEGVKCLGPVKDCHSKHCSKRI; encoded by the exons GGTCTACGTCTAAAGGCGCAGTTCGTTTCCCTGATGATGATGCTCCACCCGGATCTCCAACGAGACGTGACGACCAATCAAATCTCTGCTCCCTCATCGCCACGAGAGAGAAGGACGGCAGCTACTTAGTCAAG GCTGGTTTCCTGAAGAGTCACCACGTGTATGAGCTCATCTTCACTGTCCCGGATGTCCCTACTTTGGGCAAAGACCTTTCCTGCTccatcccctcctcccccataAGAAGAGCTTCCTACCTGAAGGTCAACTGCGTCAGCTCCACATTGGAAG GTGGAGTAAAAGTGACGTGTGAATACAAGACTCACCAGGAGGGGGTGCTGCAGGAGGAGCTAGCGGTACTCACCAAAGGGAAGAGGGACAGCACCTTAAAGGTCAAACTACAGGCCAAGGTCATAG ACCCTCACCACGGGACGCCAATGCTGCTGGAGGGAGTCAAGTGTCTAGGGCCTGTGAAGGACTGCCACTCAAAACACTGCAGCAAGAGAATATAA
- the LOC117369634 gene encoding E3 ubiquitin-protein ligase TRIM39-like gives MALPATFLSEDQFSCSICLEIFNNPVSTPCGHSYCQACISYYWNTSKTTSRASKMYQCPMCKESFNRRPELHINRTLKEITEHFKQAAMTGGPVAGEARSWQDHSPMSMRRTSTSNRGELPEGVINEMMNRFQKTNKDHDDLPPPYTLQRRYTVSSAHDQDPSLPLCPLHLCPLHLFCRVDNVCVCSTCVESSDHRGHSVTPVKREWQIRKSQLGIVDVELKDLISEREAKVLEIQSTLLDINAAAERETGEAVNAFLNLITNVQLCQAEILEVIELSRKAAEYRAQRLLNELEEELSELKKRKAALDQIFQTDNYIQLLTTFSSLSAVPQTKDWSSAAVSSEPSSGVILRNITQTMDRFKEEMCKLTEVWKGQKPELEQPVIKHNPKVKKVQEYAEDITLDPNTAHPRLVISVDGKQVFCGEKHQVVPDSPERFNRVVCALAREGFDCGRHYWEVEVGSKTDWDLGIASRSVCRKGKITVSPAHGYWFLSLRDQTDYAFRTEPSTALTVTQRPSRIGVFLDYEKGIVSFYNVDAKVLMYTFNARFTDVILPFFSPCTNKSGKNEAPLIICPVSTIE, from the exons ATGGCATTACCCGCAACCTTTCTCTCTGAGGACCAGTTCTCCTGCTCCATCTGCCTCGAGATCTTCAACAACCCAGTGTCTACACCATGTGGTCACAGCTACTGCCAG GCCTGCATCTCCTATTATTGGAACACCAGTAAAACCACCTCCAGAGCCTCCAAAATGTACCAGTGTCCAATGTGCAAAGAAAGCTTCAACCGCCGCCCAGAGCTGCACATAAACCGCACACTGAAGGAGATCACGGAGCATTTCAAACAAGCGGCCATGACAGGAGGACCTGTGGCCGGGGAGGCCAGGAGCTGGCAGGACCACAGCCCCATGTCAATGAGGCGCACATCCACATCCAACAGAGGTGAGCTGCCCGAGGGAGTTATTAATGAGATGATGAATCGCTTTCAGAAGACAAACAAAGACCATGATGACCTCCCTCCGCCTTACACTCTTCAACGCAG ATACACGGTGAGCAGTGCCCATGACCAGGACCCGAGCCTCCCCTTGTGCCCGCTACACCTGTGCCCGCTGCACTTGTTCTGCCGTGTggacaatgtgtgtgtgtgcagcacGTGTGTGGAGTCATCTGACCACAGGGGGCACAGCGTCACGCCCGTCAAGAGGGAGTGGCAGATCAGGAAG TCTCAGTTGGGGATCGTGGACGTGGAGCTCAAAGACCTGATCAGTGAACGAGAGGCAAAAGTCCTGGAGATTCAAAGCACTCTACTCGACATAAAT GCTGCAgctgagagggagacaggggaggCAGTGAATGCGTTTTTAAACCTCATTACCAACGTGCAGCTCTGTCAGGCCGAAATACTGGAG GTTATAGAGTTGAGTCGCAAAGCTGCGGAGTACAGGGCCCAGAGGCTGCTGAATGAACTGGAGGAAGAACTGTCAGAATTGAAGAAGAGGAAAGCCGCTCTGGACCAAATTTTCCAGACGGACAACTACATACAACTCCTCACT acgttctcctctctctctgctgttccCCAAACCAAAGACTGGTCCAGTGCAGCTGTGAGCTCAGAGCCGTCCTCTGGTGTCATCCTGAGGAACATCACTCAAACCATGGACCGCTTTAAGGAGGAGATGTGCAAACTCACAGAAGTCT GGAAAGGACAAAAACCAGAATTGGAGCAGCCTGTGATCAAGCACAATCCAA aggtcaaaaaagtccaggaaTATGCAG AGGACATCACACTGGACCCTAACACGGCTCACCCTCGCCTGGTCATCTCTGTGGATGGGAAGCAGGTGTTCTGTGGAGAGAAGCATCAGGTGGTCCCTGACAGCCCAGAGCGGTTCAATCGCGTGGTGTGTGCCCTGGCCAGGGAGGGCTTCGACTGTGGGCGCCACTACTGGGAG GTGGAGGTTGGCAGTAAGACCGACTGGGATCTTGGCATAGCGAGTCGCTCCGTGTGCAGAAAGGGTAAAATCACTGTCAGCCCGGCTCATGGATACTGGTTCTTGAGTTTACGCGACCAAACAGACTACGCCTTCAGAACTGAGCCGTCCACTGCACTCACCGTGACCCAGCGCCCCTCTCGCATCGGCGTCTTCCTGGATTATGAGAAAGGAATCGTGTCTTTCTACAATGTGGATGCCAAAGTGCTCATGTACACGTTCAATGCCAGGTTTACTGATGTCATCCTGCCTTTCTTCAGCCCCTGCACCAACAAGTCTGGCAAAAATGAGGCTCCGCTGATCATCTGTCCTGTGTCTACTATTGAGTAA
- the LOC117371551 gene encoding sterile alpha motif domain-containing protein 9-like, which yields MDPNKPVSPSGPSRQSLSPEKPKPSSGKKQRKRRKNVAQRPKSSTPPPNVLSENTSEGFERSASPTAPSLQSMSPERPDLSSGKPKDRFGRSASPTAPSLQSMSPERPDLSSGKPKDRFGRSASPTAPSLQSMSPERPDLSSGKPKDRFARSLQSLSPERPDLSSGTYKDRNVVPAEPSVHRRLTAKGEDKAFPPIMEDWTKEHVRDWLITHLRISPKVAQSLYDQEASGACLVSFEKQDLLELGVPPAPALQILRQVVRFNRRSELSAQHQESEESEKMPQDKLETQTVTTDSGFHSESASVLHETRDDFEEQFTEHEHLQIQSLSPIKRAVCVLRPFDKSTAPVFYTEHHFLPTVAGPNNLLDPVHEYKLLPDSNEISQREVLFEFTNEIFCFAASCMNSRTNGTIHFGVKDELGQEHGQIIGHQISSMILYSEAFESDLSKYFEQEHIHSARMCIRPPVFVQVQCEDGTASDKWVIEVDVVPLYSETQESVFYTILDIPSTEKNQHQSKVECLFVREGSRKVNILSDSNPRVFQDKIKEISDKVKRWASARRAAEEMYEPPPPNEHQGQRLKQLITCGRDSLSDFMHVFVVTDKCHSSQLEHMDFLKELNLFVVLDFDPESGTNGTCHIYRRNRAANLHFPQMYTTQDRASVIANLNLFKQTSWVFCNGHAGHMSNSERPLSQHEWLKNRSGCINNMVSFLCSPDLLPKHSFLVLIILHSPISDISSPILETFCALYRSLGGMDNMLCLCKDATVFSHWKNLVEVRCKEDITNKCIYTLSLHEISSTIKKLKEPQTRASRRFLASTGSSSVLLEKKEEEMMTDLEILCENECEKTEIETNKSFEEFKKNTEEVFYRGGQVSWWNFYLSEQPGSLPFIKRDKYGDLYQLICPVQGYTSPCVVVPLFHHPGCGGTTLAKHILWNLKNRFRCAVVKNQMATNKDIALQVRTLLTYGKQEQPGYTPVLLLVDNWYDVDDLKQCILGAAIDRNQPNNLVVLILHCERTPFPDKTSVNCYNPNVFISAKLSSKEKDLFLQKYQELKDNHEKPDTFYAFMIMKNDFSKDYISDLVNNILKDLDIGSQQGKLLSFLALLNSYVNGSYISLSSCEELVGIRNPLWRQESLEDKMNPYSTLLITFTVEEHGTYQAVRLLHQMIAENCIKVFKENQHDLSDITIDLLFCESLYRTCMGKDFLNQFIQSMLVTRTRREQGDDKNTLFSPLIENIQKEEGFDKVKKVLERAIDRFDRSATLPQALARHMCLNEKDFDSALKWALDAQNKRSNSYIADTVGQVYKSQLKMLIEHSKEAHPELLNECLQLASKAVSAFRESQELANKDEQIDPLDRHGRKVEKAGYNTSGYLGETEVIIMLLDLITELPVFSVSDRHKRDKMLQVLRGQQPITILGNSDPEINAIVTVLKDHGRFLVSLKPRLKEIFTFFEKYFIYLRPRHVPLNRETADERNKRKVFELFKKYIKLFSCSEEEKEQERERNPKLSQQQVIEDHRRDLEMMQADTFAGLLQSLSHKNKSEIIFEKWKFIFENSVSRYTSTSDTVNYILSNIVLHSIKPNCILLKKYEELVALLNDVLQKEGTRSNLLELYYLCMLLMWPSKDQSLKNFTEYSNISTYIASAKRSFHKRFSFMFPSRSAIAHFFLGKSTGLKRIVSKVKLDQILVDSYPSDGNTNFHHLWHSGLAWSTPSVQEKLLRVKGRSENGDIYVTYGANIKIMIRPAYLGDIRSGYSREEVSFYIGFTLEGPVAYDVKYEK from the exons ATGGATCCAAACAAGCCTGTATCCCCATCTGGTCCTTCTCGCCAATCCCTGAGTCCAGAGAAACCAAAGCCATCTAGTggcaaaaaacagagaaaaag GAGGAAAAATGTGGCGCAAAGGCCTAAATCATCCACACCACCACCTAATGTTTTGAGCGAAAACACATCTGAAGG GTTTGAAAGAAGTGCATCACCGACTGCACCATCTCTACAATCAATGAGTCCAGAGAGACCTGATTTATCAAGTGGAAAACCTAAAGACAG GTTTGGAAGAAGTGCATCACCGACTGCACCATCTCTACAATCAATGAGTCCAGAGAGACCTGATTTATCAAGTGGAAAACCTAAGGACAG GTTTGGAAGAAGTGCATCACCGACTGCACCATCTCTACAATCAATGAGTCCAGAGAGACCTGATTTATCAAGTGGAAAACCTAAGGACAG GTTTGCTAGATCACTACAATCATTGAGTCCAGAGAGACCTGATTTATCAAGTGGAACATATAAAGACAG AAATGTGGTGCCTGCAGAACCTTCAGTGCACAGAAGACTTACTGCAAAA GGTGAAGATAAGGCATTTCCACCAATAATGGAAGACTGGACAAAAGAACATGTTCGAGATTGGCTAATAACTCACCTTCGTATTTCACCAAAGGTTGCACAGAGTCTGTACGACCAAGAGGCTTCAGGAGCATGTTTAGTGtcctttgaaaaacaagaccttCTAGAGTTAGGGGTTCCACCAGCTCCAGCATTACAGATCCTACGACAGGTGGTGAGGTTCAACAGGCGCTCTGAGCTGAGTGCACAGCATCAGGAATCAGAAGAGTCAGAGAAAATGCCTCAGGATAAATTAGAAACCCAAACTGTGACAACAGATTCAGGATTTCACAGTGAAAGTGCATCAGTGCTGCATGAAACGAGAGATGATTTTGAAGAGCAGTTCACAGAGCATGaacatctccagatacaatcccTTTCACCAATAAAGCGGGCCGTGTGTGTCCTGCGTCCTTTTGACAAAAGCACTGCTCCTGTGTTTTACACAGAGCACCACTTCCTTCCCACTGTGGCAGGTCCTAACAATCTCCTGGACCCTGTACACGAATACAAACTTCTACCAGATTCAAATGAAATCAGCCAAAGAGAAGTACTGTTTGAGTTTACtaatgaaatattttgttttgctgcgAGCTGCATGAATTCCCGCACCAATGGGACAATCCATTTTGGAGTAAAGGATGAACTAGGCCAGGAACATGGTCAAATAATAGGCCACCAAATCAGCTCTATGATTCTTTACAGTGAGGCATTTGAATCAGATTTAAGTAAATACTTTGAACAAGAGCACATCCACTCTGCCAGGATGTGCATTAGGCCTCCTGTGTTTGTCCAGGTTCAATGTGAAGACGGAACAGCCTCAGACAAATGGGTGATTGAGGTAGATGTGGTTCCCCTATACTCTGAGACTCAAGAAAGTGTCTTCTACACTATTCTGGATATTCCATCCACAGAAAAGAATCAGCACCAGTCCAAAGTTGAATGTCTTTTTGTGCGAGAAGGATCCAGAAAAGTCAACATTTTATCAGATTCAAATCCACGTGTGTTTCAAGATAAGATCAAAGAAATCAGTGACAAAGTAAAGCGTTGGGCATCGGCTcgcagagcagcagaggaaaTGTATGAACCTCCTCCTCCCAATGAGCATCAGGGTCAAAGACTGAAACAGCTGATCACTTGTGGACGAGATTCACTTTCTgatttcatgcatgtttttgttgttactgACAAATGTCATTCAAGCCAATTGGAGCACATGGACTTTTTGAAAGAACTGAACTTGTTTGTCGTTTTAGATTTTGACCCAGAGTCTGGCACGAATGGAACATGCCACATTTACAGAAGAAACCGTGCAGCCAATCTACATTTCCCACAAATGTACACAACACAAGACAGGGCTTCAGTTATTGCTAATCTAAATCTGTTTAAACAAACAAGCTGGGTCTTTTGTAATGGACATGCTGGTCATATGAGTAACTCAGAAAGGCCTCTCTCTCAGCACGAGTGGCTGAAGAATCGTTCTGGGTGCATTAACAACATGGTCTCTTTTCTCTGCAGTCCTGACTTGCTTCCCAAGCATAGTTTCTTGGTCTTGATTATTCTCCACTCTCCTATTTCTGACATCTCAAGCCCTATTCTAGaaacattttgtgcattgtATCGCTCCTTGGGAGGAATGGACAACATGCTTTGTCTTTGCAAAGACGCCACAGTTTTCAGCCACTGGAAGAATTTGGTGGAGGTTCGTTGTAAAGAAGACATCACCAATAAATGCATCTACACTTTGAGTTTACATGAGATCTCCAGCACCATAAAGAAACTGAAGGAGCCTCAGACGCGTGCCTCCAGAAGGTTCTTGGCTTCGACaggttctagttcagtcctactggaaaagaaagaagaagagatgaTGACAGATTTGGAAATATTGTGTGAAAATGAATGTGAGAAAACAgaaatagaaacaaacaaatcattTGAAGAGTTTAAGAAGAACACAGAGGAGGTGTTTTACAGAGGAGGCCAAGTGTCATGGTGGAACTTTTATCTGTCGGAGCAGCCAGGCAGCCTGCCCTTCATCAAACGAGACAAGTATGGCGACCTGTACCAACTCATCTGCCCAGTTCAGGGCTACACCTCTCCATGTGTGGTTGTGCCTCTGTTCCACCACCCAGGCTGTGGGGGCACGACTTTAGCCAAACATATACTATGGAACTTAAAAAACAGATTCAGATGTGCAGTTGTTAAAAACCAAATGGCAACAAATAAAGACATTGCATTGCAAGTTCGGACACTTCTCACATATGGTAAACAAGAGCAGCCAGGCTACACACCAGTTCTGTTGTTGGTAGACAACTGGTACGATGTTGATGATTTAAAGCAGTGTATCCTTGGTGCTGCAATAGACAGAAATCAGCCCAATAACCTTGTTGTACTGATATTACACTGTGAGAGAACACCATTTCCCGACAAAACCTCAGTCAACTGTTACAATCCAAATGTGTTCATCAGCGCCAAGCTCTCATCAAAAGAGAAGgatttgtttttacagaaataTCAGGAACTCAAAGACAACCATGAGAAACCAGACACTTTCTATGCTTTCATGATCATgaaaaatgattttagcaaagaCTACATTAGTGATTTAGTGAACAACATTCTCAAAGATCTTGACATTGGTTCCCAACAGGGCAAACTTTTATCTTTTCTGGCTTTGCTGAACTCATATGTCAATGGGTCCTACATATCCCTTTCTTCATGTGAGGAGCTTGTGGGAATAAGAAATCCTCTTTGGAGACAGGAATCTCTGGAAGATAAAATGAATCCGTATTCCACTCTCCTTATCACTTTCACTGTTGAGGAGCATGGCACTTACCAAGCAGTGCGACTCTTACATCAGATGATTGCCGAAAACTGCATTAAAGTTTTCAAAGAGAATCAACATGATCTGTCTGATATAACCATTGACTTGCTGTTCTGTGAGAGCCTCTATAGGACATGCATGGGAAAGGATTTCCTGAACCAGTTTATCCAAAGTATGTTGGTCACACGGACCCGGCGAGAGCAAGGAGACGACAAGAACACATTATTTTCGCCTTTGATTGAAAACATTCAAAAAGAAGAAGGATTTGATAAGGTCAAGAAAGTCCTTGAAAGAGCTATAGACAGATTTGACAGAAGTGCAACACTGCCTCAAGCTCTGGCCAGGCACATGTGTCTTAATGAGAAAGACTTCGACTCTGCTCTCAAATGGGCCCTAGATGCACAGAATAAGAGATCTAACTCCTACATCGCAGACACAGTGGGACAGGTTTACAAAAgccagctcaaaatgctcattGAACATTCTAAGGAAGCACACCCAGAACTGCTTAATGAATGTTTACAGTTAGCATCTAAGGCTGTGTCTGCATTCAGGGAGTCTCAAGAACTAGCAAACAAAGATGAACAAATTGATCCATTGGATCGACATGGTAGGAAAGTAGAAAAGGCAGGCTACAATACCTCAGGCTATCTTGGAGAAACAGAGGTTATAATCATGCTTCTTGACTTAATCACAGAACTTCCTGTTTTCTCAGTCAGTGACAGACACAAAAGAGACAAAATGCTACAGGTTCTTAGAGGGCAACAACCCATTACCATCTTGGGTAACAGTGACCCAGAAATAAACGCAATTGTCACTGTCCTCAAAGATCATGGGAGGTTTCTTGTTTCactaaaaccaagactgaaGGAGATTTTCACTTTCTTTGAGAAATACTTCATATACTTGAGGCCCAGACATGTGCCACTAAACAGGGAAACAGCTGATGAAAGAAATAAACGTAAGGTCTTTGAACTATTCAAGAAGTACATCAAGCTATTTAGTTGttcagaggaggaaaaggagcaAGAACGGGAAAGAAACCCCAAACTAAGTCAACAGCAGGTGATAGAGGATCATCGTCGTGATCTGGAGATGATGCAAGCAGATACCTTTGCAGGTCTTCTGCAGAGTTTGagccacaaaaacaaaagtgaaattatttttgagAAATGGAAATTCATTTTTGAAAACTCTGTCAGTAGATATACATCAACTTCTGACACAGTGAATTACATCTTATCAAACATTGTTCTTCACAGCATCAAGCCAAACTGCATCCTGTTGAAGAAATATGAGGAGTTAGTGGCACTCCTTAATGATGTTCTTCAGAAGGAGGGTACTCGATCCAACCTGCTTGAGCTCTATTACCTCTGCATGCTGCTGATGTGGCCATCCAAAGACCAGTCTCTCAAAAACTTCACAGAGTACAGCAATATCAGCACCTACATTGCATCAGCCAAAAGGTCCTTCCACAAACGCTTCAGTTTCATGTTTCCATCAAGAAGTGCTATTGCTCATTTCTTTCTTGGAAAATCAACCGGTTTAAAACGGATTGTTAGCAAAGTAAAGCTTGACCAAATTTTGGTTGACTCCTATCCTAGTGATGGAAATACAAACTTTCACCATCTTTGGCATAGTGGATTGGCATGGAGCACCCCTAGCGTCCAAGAGAAGCTGTTAAGAGTTAAAGGAAGATCTGAAAATGGTGACATTTATGTCACTTACGGTGCCAACATCAAAATAATGATTCGTCCTGCATACCTTGGGGACATTCGCAGTGGCTACAGTCGAGAGGAGGTATCCTTTTACATCGGCTTCACCTTGGAAGGCCCAGTGGCCTATGatgtgaaatatgaaaaataa